A genome region from Anolis carolinensis isolate JA03-04 chromosome 6, rAnoCar3.1.pri, whole genome shotgun sequence includes the following:
- the LOC103279240 gene encoding myelomonocytic growth factor, which produces MKSAAQNGILSLVCIALCWFLKCSAAPMPESSGDPELIQFKWKNKEFVARMKSEISDLKESMRTDFSLGTDDQFLFMQDFLGIEQADHSHCQKATCDLGNCFKQLRAGLHTYYGYFSHIKQILPNYTNRVSSLQLDTSNLSTNIQLQFEESSLPVVTYPQAENQPNFLQEQREIGSYLVLRKFMLFMDVITRALNHCIV; this is translated from the exons ATGAAGTCAGCAGCACAAA ATGGCATTCTTTCCCTCGTTTGCATCGCACTTTGTTGGTTCTTGAAATGCTCAGCTGCACCCATGCCAGAGTCCTCTGGAGACCCAGAACTCATCCAGTTtaaatggaaaaacaaagaaTTTGTCGCCAGGATGAAGAGCGAGATCAGTGATCTAAAAGAATCGATG CGTACAGATTTCAGCCTTGGTACCGATGATCAGTTCCTCTTCATGCAGGATTTCCTGGGCATTGAGCAAGCGGATCATTCCCATTGCCAGAAAGCAACCTGTGATCTG GGAAATTGTTTCAAGCAATTGCGGGCAGGCCTGCACACCTACTATGGCTACTTCTCACACATTAAACAGATCCTGCCAAACTACACTAACAGAGTGTCAAGTCTCCAGCTGGACACCTCAAACCTCTCCACCAACATCCAACTGCAG TTCGAAGAAAGTAGCCTGCCTGTTGTCACCTACCCACAAGCAGAAAACCAGCCCAACTTTTTACAGGAGCAAAGGGAAATTGGAAGCTATCTTGTCCTCCGCAAATTCATGCTGTTCATGGATGTCATTACACGAGCACTAAACCATTGCATTGTGTAA